The Clostridium sp. AWRP genome has a window encoding:
- the rplO gene encoding 50S ribosomal protein L15, whose amino-acid sequence MKLHELKPAEGSRKSPKRVGRGTGSGWGRNAGKGENGQKARSGGGVRIGFEGGQMPLYRRLPKRGFTNIFAKQYYELNVERLNAFEDGTEITPELLLEKKVIKKSKDGLKILGNGELQKKLTVKAAKFTKTAVEKIEAAGGKVEVI is encoded by the coding sequence ATGAAACTTCATGAATTAAAACCAGCAGAAGGATCAAGAAAATCACCAAAAAGAGTTGGAAGAGGTACTGGTTCTGGCTGGGGAAGAAATGCTGGAAAAGGTGAAAATGGACAGAAAGCTAGATCCGGTGGTGGAGTAAGAATAGGATTTGAAGGCGGACAGATGCCATTGTATAGAAGACTTCCTAAAAGAGGCTTCACTAATATATTTGCAAAACAATATTATGAATTAAATGTTGAAAGATTAAATGCATTTGAAGATGGAACAGAAATTACTCCAGAATTACTTTTAGAGAAAAAGGTAATTAAAAAGTCTAAAGACGGTTTAAAAATACTTGGAAATGGTGAGTTACAAAAGAAACTTACAGTAAAAGCAGCTAAGTTTACTAAGACTGCAGTGGAAAAGATAGAGGCAGCTGGGGGAAAAGTAGAGGTGATATAA
- the rpmD gene encoding 50S ribosomal protein L30 — translation MAKLKITLEKSLIGRKKDHIATVNALGLRKIGKVVEQEDNPQIRGMIQKVSYLLKVEEA, via the coding sequence TTGGCTAAACTTAAAATAACTCTAGAAAAGAGTTTAATAGGAAGAAAAAAAGATCATATAGCAACTGTAAATGCTCTTGGATTAAGAAAAATAGGAAAAGTTGTAGAGCAAGAGGATAATCCTCAAATCAGAGGAATGATCCAAAAAGTTAGCTATCTTTTAAAGGTAGAAGAGGCATAA
- the rpsE gene encoding 30S ribosomal protein S5, with product MRIDPSALNLKEKVVFINRVAKVVKGGRNFRFSALVVVGDENGHVGVGTGKSIEIPEAIRKGIEDAKKNLIEVPIIGTTVPHSIAGQFGTGRVLIMTAPEGTGIIAGGPSRAVLELAGLKDVRAKSVGSNNPRNMVNATIDGLSRLKTAEHIASLRGKTVEEILG from the coding sequence ATGAGAATCGATCCTAGCGCTTTAAATCTTAAAGAGAAGGTTGTATTCATAAATAGAGTTGCTAAGGTTGTTAAAGGTGGTAGAAATTTTAGATTTAGTGCCCTAGTTGTAGTGGGAGATGAAAATGGCCACGTAGGCGTAGGAACTGGAAAATCTATAGAGATACCTGAAGCAATCAGAAAAGGAATAGAAGATGCTAAGAAGAATTTAATTGAAGTTCCAATTATAGGTACAACAGTACCTCATAGTATAGCTGGTCAATTTGGAACAGGAAGAGTACTCATAATGACAGCTCCTGAAGGTACTGGAATTATAGCAGGTGGACCTTCTAGAGCAGTTCTTGAACTTGCAGGATTAAAGGATGTTAGAGCAAAATCAGTTGGTTCTAATAATCCAAGAAATATGGTAAATGCTACTATTGACGGTTTATCAAGACTAAAGACAGCAGAACATATAGCTAGTCTTAGAGGAAAAACTGTCGAAGAGATTTTAGGTTAG
- the rplR gene encoding 50S ribosomal protein L18 has product MFKKDDKKKLRSKRHLRVRRKISGTNERPRLAVYRSAKNIYAQIIDDVKGTTLVSASSVDKDFQGVGSNKEAAKVVGQNIAKKAIEKGIKEVVFDRGGYIYHGRVQNLAEGAREAGLEF; this is encoded by the coding sequence ATGTTTAAAAAAGATGATAAGAAAAAACTAAGATCAAAGCGTCATCTTAGAGTTCGTAGAAAAATTTCTGGAACAAATGAAAGACCAAGACTTGCAGTATATAGAAGTGCAAAAAATATATATGCTCAAATAATAGATGACGTAAAGGGAACAACTCTAGTTTCTGCTTCAAGTGTAGATAAAGATTTTCAAGGAGTTGGAAGTAATAAAGAAGCAGCAAAAGTTGTTGGTCAGAATATAGCTAAGAAAGCTATTGAAAAAGGAATCAAAGAAGTAGTTTTTGATAGAGGCGGATATATATATCATGGAAGAGTGCAGAATCTTGCCGAAGGTGCAAGAGAAGCTGGCTTAGAATTCTAA
- the rplF gene encoding 50S ribosomal protein L6: protein MSRIGKLPIAIPSGVTFAVTPDNVVTVKGPKGQLVKAMRKDMNIAVEDNSIVVKRNNDEKEVRALHGLTRALINNMVIGVTEGYAKTLELVGVGYRAQLQGKKLVLNLGFSHPIEVEAIEGITFETPAPTKIIVKGIDKELVGDVSADIRNWRRPEPYKGKGIKYENEVIRRKEGKTGKK, encoded by the coding sequence ATGTCAAGAATAGGAAAGCTTCCAATAGCTATTCCAAGTGGTGTCACCTTTGCAGTAACACCAGACAACGTTGTTACTGTAAAAGGACCTAAAGGCCAACTTGTAAAGGCTATGAGAAAAGATATGAATATTGCTGTTGAGGATAACTCAATAGTAGTTAAAAGAAATAATGATGAAAAAGAAGTTAGAGCTCTTCATGGATTGACTAGAGCATTGATAAATAATATGGTTATTGGTGTAACTGAAGGATATGCAAAGACATTAGAATTAGTAGGTGTTGGGTACAGAGCTCAGTTACAAGGAAAAAAGTTAGTTTTAAACTTGGGATTTTCACATCCAATTGAAGTAGAGGCAATTGAGGGAATAACTTTTGAAACACCTGCACCTACAAAAATTATAGTAAAAGGTATCGACAAAGAATTAGTAGGCGATGTCTCAGCAGATATAAGAAATTGGAGAAGACCTGAACCTTACAAGGGAAAAGGAATTAAATATGAAAATGAAGTTATAAGACGTAAAGAAGGAAAAACAGGTAAGAAGTAG
- the rpsH gene encoding 30S ribosomal protein S8 — protein MVMTDPIADLLTRIRNANIVRHEIVEVPSSTIKKALLNIMLQEGYIKNVEEYADGSVNMIRLSMKYGKDKERVITGLKRISKPGLRVYCRKEEIPKVLNGLGVAVISTSKGIVTDRDARKLGVGGEVLCYIW, from the coding sequence ATGGTAATGACTGATCCTATAGCAGATTTGCTTACTCGTATAAGAAATGCAAATATTGTTAGACACGAAATAGTAGAAGTACCTTCTTCAACTATTAAGAAGGCACTATTAAATATAATGCTTCAAGAAGGATATATAAAGAATGTAGAGGAATATGCAGATGGTTCTGTAAACATGATAAGACTTTCAATGAAGTATGGTAAAGATAAAGAAAGGGTTATAACAGGACTCAAGAGAATATCTAAACCTGGATTAAGAGTTTATTGTAGAAAAGAAGAAATTCCTAAAGTTTTAAATGGACTTGGAGTTGCAGTAATATCAACTTCTAAAGGAATTGTTACAGATAGAGACGCAAGAAAATTAGGAGTAGGTGGAGAAGTACTTTGCTACATATGGTAG
- a CDS encoding type Z 30S ribosomal protein S14 — MARKALIEKWKKEPKYPTRAYTRCRICGRPHAVLKKYGICRICFRELAYKGEIPGCRKASW, encoded by the coding sequence GTGGCACGTAAAGCTTTGATAGAAAAGTGGAAAAAGGAACCTAAATATCCAACAAGGGCTTACACAAGATGTAGAATATGTGGAAGACCTCATGCTGTATTAAAAAAATATGGTATATGTCGTATATGCTTTAGAGAACTTGCGTATAAGGGTGAAATACCTGGCTGCAGAAAAGCAAGTTGGTAA
- the rplE gene encoding 50S ribosomal protein L5, producing MSSRLQEKYEKEVIPALMDKFKYKNIMQAPKLDKIVINMGVGEAKDNPKVLESAVSDLTLITGQKPVLTRAKKSIANFKIRENMAIGCKVTLRKQYMYEFADKLINIALPRVRDFSGVPDKSFDGRGNYSIGIKEQLIFPEIEYDKIDKVRGMDVIFVTTANTDEEARELLKLLGMPFAQK from the coding sequence ATGAGTTCAAGGTTACAAGAGAAATATGAAAAGGAAGTTATTCCTGCTTTAATGGATAAGTTTAAATATAAGAACATAATGCAGGCACCAAAACTTGATAAGATAGTTATAAACATGGGTGTAGGAGAAGCTAAGGATAATCCAAAGGTTTTGGAATCAGCGGTTAGCGACTTAACTTTAATTACAGGACAAAAACCAGTTTTAACTAGAGCAAAAAAATCTATAGCAAACTTTAAAATAAGAGAAAATATGGCTATAGGATGTAAAGTTACTTTAAGAAAACAATATATGTATGAATTTGCAGATAAATTAATTAATATAGCACTACCAAGAGTTAGAGATTTCTCAGGAGTTCCAGATAAATCTTTTGATGGTAGAGGAAATTATTCCATAGGAATTAAAGAGCAATTAATATTCCCTGAAATAGAATATGATAAAATAGACAAAGTCAGAGGTATGGATGTTATCTTTGTCACTACCGCAAATACTGATGAAGAAGCAAGAGAGTTGCTTAAACTTCTTGGAATGCCATTTGCTCAAAAATAA
- the rplX gene encoding 50S ribosomal protein L24: MAKVHVRKKDTVMVISGKDKGKTGEILKVMPKTGKIIVKDVNVVSKHQKPNKQNMQGGIIKKEAPIYSSKVMLYCDKCKSVTRISHKILDDGTKVRVCKKCGETF; encoded by the coding sequence ATGGCAAAGGTACACGTTAGAAAAAAGGATACAGTCATGGTTATATCCGGTAAAGATAAAGGGAAAACAGGAGAAATTTTAAAGGTTATGCCTAAAACAGGTAAAATTATTGTTAAAGATGTTAATGTAGTTTCAAAACATCAGAAACCAAATAAGCAAAATATGCAGGGTGGCATAATTAAAAAGGAAGCTCCTATATATAGTTCAAAAGTAATGTTATATTGTGACAAATGTAAAAGTGTAACTAGAATAAGTCACAAGATATTAGATGATGGAACAAAAGTAAGAGTATGTAAAAAGTGCGGAGAAACATTTTAA
- the rplN gene encoding 50S ribosomal protein L14: MIQQQTLLKVADNSGAKEIMCIRVLGGSKRKWGNIGDTIVASVKSATPGGVVKKGEVVKAVIVRSVRGLRRADGSYIKFDENAAVIIKDDKQPKGTRIFGPVARELRDKDYTKILSLAPEVL, translated from the coding sequence ATGATTCAACAACAGACATTATTGAAAGTTGCAGATAATTCCGGAGCTAAGGAAATTATGTGTATAAGAGTTTTAGGTGGATCCAAGAGAAAATGGGGAAACATCGGTGATACAATAGTTGCTAGCGTTAAAAGTGCAACACCAGGCGGTGTTGTTAAAAAAGGAGAAGTTGTAAAGGCTGTTATCGTCAGATCTGTAAGAGGACTTAGAAGAGCAGACGGTTCATATATAAAGTTTGATGAGAATGCTGCTGTTATAATAAAAGATGATAAGCAACCAAAGGGAACTCGTATCTTCGGACCAGTTGCGAGAGAGCTAAGAGATAAAGATTATACAAAAATATTATCACTAGCGCCTGAAGTTCTATAA
- the rpsQ gene encoding 30S ribosomal protein S17 gives MERGYRKTRTGRVISDKMDKTIVVAVETKVRHPLYGKTVNRTTKFKAHDENNEARNNDRVLIMETRPLSKDKRWRLVEIVEKAK, from the coding sequence GTGGAAAGAGGATACAGAAAGACAAGAACAGGAAGAGTTATCTCAGATAAAATGGATAAAACTATAGTAGTTGCAGTTGAAACTAAAGTACGTCATCCACTGTACGGAAAAACAGTTAACAGAACTACTAAATTTAAAGCTCATGATGAAAACAATGAAGCAAGAAATAATGATAGAGTATTAATAATGGAAACAAGACCTTTATCCAAGGATAAGAGATGGAGACTTGTGGAAATAGTAGAAAAGGCTAAATAG
- the rpmC gene encoding 50S ribosomal protein L29 produces the protein MKARELQELRQSSTQDLQAKVQDLKSELFNLRFQLATGQLENPMRIKEVKKSIAQIKTILREEELRSFEQ, from the coding sequence ATGAAGGCTAGAGAATTGCAAGAGTTAAGACAAAGCAGCACTCAAGATTTACAGGCAAAGGTACAAGATCTTAAGTCAGAATTGTTTAATTTGAGATTTCAATTGGCTACAGGTCAATTAGAAAATCCAATGAGAATAAAGGAAGTCAAAAAATCTATAGCCCAAATTAAAACCATCCTTAGGGAAGAAGAGCTAAGATCATTTGAACAATAG
- the rplP gene encoding 50S ribosomal protein L16, with amino-acid sequence MLMPKRVKHRKVQRGRMKGKATRGNFIAYGDYAIQATECAWITANQIEAARIAINRYIKRGGKLWIKIFPDKPITEKPAETRMGSGKGSPEYWVAVVKPGRVLFELSGVPEPVAREAMRLASHKLPIKTKFVTRKDFEEVGGESNEG; translated from the coding sequence ATGTTAATGCCTAAGAGAGTTAAGCATCGTAAGGTACAACGTGGTAGAATGAAAGGCAAAGCTACAAGAGGTAATTTTATAGCATATGGAGATTACGCTATACAGGCTACAGAATGTGCATGGATAACAGCAAATCAGATAGAAGCAGCCAGAATAGCTATAAATAGATATATCAAAAGAGGAGGAAAACTTTGGATAAAGATTTTCCCAGATAAACCAATTACAGAAAAACCTGCTGAAACACGTATGGGATCAGGTAAAGGATCACCAGAATATTGGGTAGCAGTTGTTAAACCAGGTAGGGTATTATTTGAACTATCAGGTGTTCCTGAACCAGTAGCAAGAGAAGCAATGAGGCTTGCATCACATAAATTGCCTATAAAGACTAAGTTCGTTACAAGAAAAGATTTTGAAGAAGTGGGTGGTGAAAGCAATGAAGGCTAG
- the rpsC gene encoding 30S ribosomal protein S3, giving the protein MGQKVHPHGLRVGVIKEWDAKWYADKKNFADNIVEDNKIRKFVKAKTAIAGVSKIQIERAAKRVKLNVFTAKPGMIIGKGGQGINALKAEIQKMVTEKTVLINIVEVKQAEADAQLMAENVALQLEKRISFRRAMKQTIQRAMKSGVKGVKITCSGRLGGAEIARAESYHEGTIPLQTLRADIDYGFAEANTTYGKIGVKVWVYRGEVLPAKKPVENKEEVKA; this is encoded by the coding sequence ATGGGACAGAAAGTACATCCACATGGCCTAAGAGTTGGTGTTATTAAAGAATGGGATGCTAAATGGTATGCAGATAAGAAAAATTTTGCAGACAATATAGTTGAAGATAATAAAATTAGAAAATTTGTAAAAGCAAAAACTGCTATTGCTGGAGTTTCAAAGATTCAAATTGAAAGAGCAGCAAAAAGAGTTAAGCTAAATGTATTTACTGCAAAGCCTGGAATGATAATAGGAAAAGGCGGCCAGGGAATTAACGCTTTAAAAGCTGAAATTCAAAAAATGGTTACAGAAAAAACTGTGCTTATAAATATCGTTGAAGTAAAGCAGGCAGAAGCTGATGCCCAACTTATGGCAGAAAATGTAGCTTTGCAATTAGAAAAGAGAATTTCTTTTAGAAGAGCTATGAAACAAACAATACAGAGAGCTATGAAGTCTGGTGTTAAGGGTGTTAAGATTACATGTTCAGGAAGACTTGGAGGCGCAGAAATTGCAAGAGCTGAGTCATATCATGAAGGTACAATTCCACTTCAGACATTAAGAGCCGACATAGATTATGGATTTGCAGAAGCAAATACCACATATGGTAAAATAGGTGTAAAAGTATGGGTATATAGAGGAGAAGTGCTCCCTGCTAAAAAACCTGTTGAAAACAAGGAAGAAGTTAAAGCATAG
- the rplV gene encoding 50S ribosomal protein L22, whose protein sequence is MEAKAIARYVRMSSMKVGVVLNLVRGKNVNEAFAILKYTPRDAAVVVNKVLKSAVANAENNLDLDKDNLYVSEAYACEGPTLKRFQPHAQGRAFRINKRSSHITLVVKERE, encoded by the coding sequence ATGGAAGCTAAGGCTATAGCTAGATATGTTAGAATGTCTTCAATGAAAGTAGGAGTTGTACTTAATTTGGTTAGAGGCAAAAATGTAAATGAAGCTTTTGCTATATTAAAATATACTCCAAGAGATGCAGCTGTAGTGGTTAATAAAGTTCTCAAATCAGCAGTTGCTAATGCAGAGAATAACTTGGATTTAGATAAGGATAATCTATATGTTTCAGAAGCTTATGCTTGTGAAGGTCCAACATTAAAGAGATTTCAACCACATGCTCAAGGTAGAGCGTTTAGAATAAATAAGAGAAGTAGTCACATAACTTTGGTAGTTAAGGAAAGAGAGTAA
- the rpsS gene encoding 30S ribosomal protein S19, whose amino-acid sequence MSRSVKKGPYVQEALLKKINELNKNGEKKVIKTWSRSSTIFPQMIGHTIAVHDGRKHVPVYISEDMVGHKLGEFALTRTYRGHAADKTEKTTRVAPQK is encoded by the coding sequence ATGAGCAGATCAGTTAAAAAAGGACCTTATGTCCAAGAAGCACTTTTAAAGAAAATAAATGAATTAAATAAAAATGGTGAAAAGAAAGTTATAAAAACTTGGTCAAGAAGTTCAACAATATTTCCTCAGATGATAGGTCACACTATAGCAGTTCATGATGGAAGAAAGCATGTTCCTGTATATATATCAGAGGATATGGTAGGACACAAATTAGGAGAATTTGCACTAACTAGAACATACAGGGGACACGCCGCAGATAAAACTGAAAAAACAACTCGTGTTGCTCCTCAAAAGTAG
- the rplB gene encoding 50S ribosomal protein L2: MAVKGFKPTTPSRRNMTVSTFEEITTDVPEKSLLSPLKRSGGRNAHGKITVRHIGGGAKQKYRLIDFKRNKDGIPAKVATIEYDPNRSAYIALVVYADGEKRYIIAPVGLKVGDAVVSGPDSDIKIGNCLPLVNIPVGTIIHNVELQAGKGAQLVRSAGASAQLMAKEGNYATLRLPSGEMRHVRIACRATIGTVSNLTHEIVSIGKAGRKRHLGVRPTVRGSVMNPNDHPHGGGEGKAPVGHPGPLTPWGKPALGYKTRKHNKYSDRFIVKRRNSK, from the coding sequence ATGGCAGTTAAAGGATTTAAACCTACTACACCTTCAAGAAGGAATATGACTGTAAGTACATTTGAAGAAATAACTACAGATGTACCAGAAAAATCACTTCTTTCACCTTTAAAAAGAAGTGGTGGTAGAAATGCTCACGGTAAAATAACAGTTCGTCATATAGGTGGCGGAGCAAAACAAAAGTATAGATTAATAGATTTTAAGAGAAATAAAGATGGCATACCAGCAAAGGTTGCTACTATAGAATATGATCCTAATAGATCAGCATATATAGCTTTAGTAGTTTATGCTGATGGAGAAAAGAGATATATAATAGCTCCAGTTGGATTAAAAGTTGGAGATGCTGTAGTCTCAGGACCAGATTCAGATATAAAAATTGGAAATTGTTTGCCACTAGTAAATATACCTGTTGGTACTATAATTCATAATGTAGAATTACAAGCAGGAAAGGGAGCACAACTTGTAAGATCTGCAGGAGCTTCAGCTCAGCTTATGGCTAAAGAAGGAAATTATGCAACATTAAGACTTCCAAGTGGTGAGATGAGACATGTAAGAATAGCATGTAGAGCTACAATTGGAACAGTTTCAAATTTAACTCATGAGATAGTTAGCATAGGTAAGGCAGGAAGAAAGAGACACTTAGGAGTAAGACCTACAGTTAGAGGTTCTGTTATGAACCCTAATGACCATCCACATGGTGGTGGTGAAGGTAAGGCTCCAGTAGGTCATCCAGGACCACTTACTCCATGGGGTAAACCTGCATTAGGATATAAGACTAGAAAACATAATAAGTATTCAGACAGATTTATAGTTAAGAGAAGAAATAGTAAATAG
- the rplW gene encoding 50S ribosomal protein L23 — protein sequence MKYTNYDIIRRPVVTEKSMAGMNEKKYTFIVDIHANKSMIKKAVEDVFGVSVENVTTARYIGKKKRVGVHIGKRADFKKAIVKLKEDSKTIEFFDGMEQ from the coding sequence ATGAAATATACTAATTATGACATCATAAGAAGGCCTGTTGTAACAGAAAAGAGCATGGCTGGCATGAATGAGAAGAAATACACCTTTATAGTTGACATACATGCAAACAAGTCAATGATAAAGAAAGCTGTAGAAGATGTTTTCGGAGTAAGCGTTGAAAATGTAACAACAGCAAGATATATAGGAAAGAAAAAAAGAGTTGGCGTTCATATTGGAAAAAGAGCGGATTTCAAAAAAGCTATTGTAAAGCTCAAGGAAGATAGTAAGACAATAGAATTTTTTGATGGAATGGAACAATAA
- the rplD gene encoding 50S ribosomal protein L4, whose amino-acid sequence MPKVGLFNKEGQKVGDFELSDKVFGVEVNENAVHQVVVALLANKRQGTQSAKTRAEVSGGGIKPWRQKGTGRARQGSIRSPQWIHGGIVFAVKPRDYRISVTKSVKRVAMKSALSSKVSDNEMVVLENLELEAPKTKEIVKMLDAFNAKKTLIVTAESNKNVYVSGRNIQGVSVIPVNNLNVYDLLKYEKLIITKDAVSKIEEVYA is encoded by the coding sequence ATGCCTAAAGTAGGATTATTTAATAAAGAAGGTCAAAAAGTCGGAGATTTTGAATTATCAGATAAAGTATTTGGAGTTGAAGTAAACGAAAATGCTGTTCACCAAGTAGTTGTAGCATTACTTGCTAACAAGAGACAGGGAACTCAGTCAGCAAAGACTAGAGCTGAGGTTTCTGGAGGTGGAATTAAACCATGGAGACAAAAAGGAACAGGTAGAGCAAGACAAGGATCTATAAGATCACCACAATGGATTCACGGTGGTATAGTTTTTGCTGTAAAACCTAGAGACTATAGAATCTCAGTTACAAAATCAGTGAAAAGAGTAGCTATGAAATCAGCATTGTCTAGTAAAGTATCAGATAATGAAATGGTTGTTTTGGAAAACTTAGAATTAGAAGCTCCAAAGACAAAAGAAATAGTAAAGATGTTAGATGCATTTAATGCAAAGAAGACATTAATTGTTACAGCTGAATCAAATAAAAATGTATATGTATCAGGTAGAAATATACAGGGCGTATCAGTTATACCTGTTAATAATTTGAATGTTTATGATTTATTAAAGTATGAAAAACTTATAATAACAAAAGATGCTGTATCAAAAATTGAGGAGGTGTATGCATAA
- the rplC gene encoding 50S ribosomal protein L3, translating into MKKAILGRKLGMTQIFNENGKVIPVTVIEAGPCAVIQKKTVEKDGYEAVQVGFSDIREKLVNKPMKGHFEKAGVTLKRFVREFKLENASEYKEGQEIKADVFTAGDKVDVSGVSKGKGFQGTIKRWNAQRGPMSHGSKFHRAPGSMGACSDPSRTFKNMKMAGHMGNRNTTVLNLEVAKVIPEKNIILIKGGVPGPNKGLVAIRNTVKA; encoded by the coding sequence ATGAAAAAAGCTATATTAGGTAGAAAGCTTGGTATGACTCAGATATTTAATGAAAATGGAAAGGTAATTCCTGTTACAGTAATTGAAGCAGGACCTTGTGCTGTTATACAGAAGAAAACTGTAGAAAAAGATGGGTATGAGGCTGTACAGGTTGGTTTTAGTGATATAAGAGAAAAGTTAGTAAACAAACCAATGAAGGGACATTTTGAAAAAGCAGGAGTTACATTAAAGAGATTTGTAAGGGAATTCAAACTTGAAAATGCTAGTGAATACAAGGAAGGCCAGGAAATAAAGGCAGATGTTTTTACAGCAGGAGATAAAGTTGATGTATCTGGAGTTTCTAAAGGTAAGGGATTTCAGGGTACAATAAAAAGATGGAATGCTCAAAGAGGACCAATGTCCCATGGTTCTAAATTTCATAGAGCACCAGGTTCAATGGGAGCTTGTTCAGATCCATCCAGAACATTTAAAAATATGAAAATGGCAGGACATATGGGAAATAGAAATACAACAGTGTTAAATTTAGAAGTCGCAAAAGTTATTCCAGAGAAAAACATTATTTTGATAAAAGGTGGAGTACCAGGACCTAACAAAGGACTTGTAGCAATAAGAAATACAGTTAAGGCTTAG
- the rpsJ gene encoding 30S ribosomal protein S10 has product MAKQKIRIRLKAFDHTILDQSSEKIVETAKSTGAKVAGPVPLPTEKDVVTILRAPHKYKDSREQFEIRTHKRLIDIISPSPKTVDALMRLDLPAGVDIEIKL; this is encoded by the coding sequence ATGGCAAAACAAAAAATTAGAATAAGATTAAAGGCTTTTGATCATACAATATTAGATCAATCATCTGAAAAGATAGTAGAAACTGCTAAGTCCACAGGGGCAAAAGTAGCAGGACCAGTGCCACTGCCTACAGAAAAAGATGTGGTTACGATTTTGAGAGCCCCACATAAATATAAAGATTCAAGAGAACAATTTGAAATAAGAACTCATAAAAGATTGATAGATATAATAAGCCCATCACCAAAAACTGTTGATGCGTTAATGAGACTTGACTTACCAGCAGGTGTTGATATTGAAATAAAATTGTAA